The Kosakonia sp. SMBL-WEM22 sequence GTAACGGAGGAGCACGAAGGTCAGCTAATCCTGGTCGGACATCAGGAGGTTAGTGCAATGGCATAAGCTGGCTTGACTGCGAGCGTGACGGCGCGAGCAGGTGCGAAAGCAGGTCATAGTGATCCGGTGGTTCTGAATGGAAGGGCCATCGCTCAACGGATAAAAGGTACTCCGGGGATAACAGGCTGATACCGCCCAAGAGTTCATATCGACGGCGGTGTTTGGCACCTCGATGTCGGCTCATCACATCCTGGGGCTGAAGTAGGTCCCAAGGGTATGGCTGTTCGCCATTTAAAGTGGTACGCGAGCTGGGTTTAGAACGTCGTGAGACAGTTCGGTCCCTATCTGCCGTGGGCGCTGGAGAATTGAGGGGGGCTGCTCCTAGTACGAGAGGACCGGAGTGGACGCATCACTGGTGTTCGGGTTGTCATGCCAATGGCACTGCCCGGTAGCTAAATGCGGAAGAGATAAGTGCTGAAAGCATCTAAGCACGAAACTTGCCCCGAGATGAGTTCTCCCTGAGACTTTAAGTCTCCTGAAGGAACGTTGAAGACGACGACGTTGATAGGCCGGGTGTGTAAGCGCAGCGATGCGTTGAGCTAACCGGTACTAATGAACCGTGAGGCTTAACCTTACAACGCCGAAGATGTTTTGGCGTGAGAGAAGATTTTCAGCTGATACCAGATTAGATGTTAAGTCCGAAGGATTTTACGCAGCAGCAAGGCGGCAACTGAGACGAGACGACAGGAGCATACTGAAGTATGTGACTGTTGCGAGCGAAGGCAGCCAACGCAGAAGCGGCGTAAAAGACACAGGACGGAGCACAAAGAATTTGCCTGGCGGCACTAGCGCGGTGGTCCCACCTGACCCCATGCCGAACTCAGAAGTGAAACGCCGTAGCGCCGATGGTAGTGTGGGGTCTCCCCATGCGAGAGTAGGGAACTGCCAGGCATCAAATTAAGCAGTAAACCGGGGCAACAAACCGGTGGTTGTAGAAAAAATTCGGTGGAGCGGTAGTTCAGTCGGTTAGAATACCTGCCTGTCACGCAGGGGGTCGCGGGTTCGAGTCCCGTCCGTTCCGCCACTTATTTTAAGAACCGTATCTCTCACGAGATACGGTTTTTTTTCGTCTGTACTTTGATACAAAAGGGCCGAACGGCCCTGATCTTTACTCTTCCCAGCGCTTTAAGAGCAAACTTGCGTTCACTCCGCCGAAGCCAAACCCATTCGACATCGCGTAGCGCATCTCAAGCGGCTGTGCGACAAGCGCCACCAGATTTAACCCATCGGCCTTCTCATCAGGATGATGTAAATTGAGCGTCGGTGGAGCAATCTGTTCACGCAACGCCTGAACCGTGAAAATCGCTTCAATACCCCCCGCCGCACCCAAAAGATGCCCCGTCGCTGATTTAGTGGAGGTGATTGCTACGCCACTGTTCGCACCAAACACACGCTTTATCGCTGCCAGTTCGCCCTTATCGCCGACCGGGGTTGAGGTCGCATGAGCGTTGATGTGCTGAATATCGGAGGTTGCAATGCCCGCCTGACGGATCGCGGCTTCCATCGCTCGTGCGGCACCGTTTCCATCTTCCGGGCCAGCAGTAAGGTGATGCGCATCCGCGCTGGTGCCATACCCCACCAGTTCCGCCAGCGGCGTAGCGCCACGCGCCAGCGCATGGTCGAGAGATTCAATCACCAACAGCCCGGCACCTTCGCCCATCACAAAACCATCACGATCGCGATCAAAGGGGCGTGAAGCCGTTGTCGGTTGATCGTTAAAACCGCTCGACAGCGCGCGTGCCGCAGCAAATCCGGCAAGGCTGACCCGATGGATCGCTGCTTCACTGCCGCCGCATAAGGCGATATCGGCCTCGCCGCTGCGTATCAACCGCGCGGCATCACCAATTGCCTGCGCTCCGGCCGCACATGCCGAGACGGGCGCGCCGATCGGGCCGCGAAAACCATAGTTAATCGACACATGACCGGCTGCAAGGTTGGCGAGGAAAGAGGGAACGGTAAACGGGGAGAGCTTACGTGGCCCGCGAGAATCCGTGGTGCGTACTGCGTTGGTGATCTCGCTGAAGCCGCCAATCCCGGTCGCGATAACCGTTGCGGTTCGATCGCGCTGCGCCTCCTCCTGTGGAAACCAGTTCGCCTGCGTCAGCGCCTCTTTTGCTGCCACCAGCGCAAACTCAATAAAACGATCCATTTTTTTGCGTTCTTTCGCCGGGATCGTG is a genomic window containing:
- the fabF gene encoding beta-ketoacyl-ACP synthase II; amino-acid sequence: MSSSQKRVVITGMGIVSPLGCGLSHVWSSLVAGKSGISRLDDEMVDDIACKVAGQVPSIEKDPHHGFDPLSTIPAKERKKMDRFIEFALVAAKEALTQANWFPQEEAQRDRTATVIATGIGGFSEITNAVRTTDSRGPRKLSPFTVPSFLANLAAGHVSINYGFRGPIGAPVSACAAGAQAIGDAARLIRSGEADIALCGGSEAAIHRVSLAGFAAARALSSGFNDQPTTASRPFDRDRDGFVMGEGAGLLVIESLDHALARGATPLAELVGYGTSADAHHLTAGPEDGNGAARAMEAAIRQAGIATSDIQHINAHATSTPVGDKGELAAIKRVFGANSGVAITSTKSATGHLLGAAGGIEAIFTVQALREQIAPPTLNLHHPDEKADGLNLVALVAQPLEMRYAMSNGFGFGGVNASLLLKRWEE